The genomic region TAATACTATTTGTTTGCATGTACGTAGGGGAGATTATGTAACTGATTCTGTTGCAAGGCAACATGTAGGTACTTGTAGCATTGACTATTATAATAGAGCGATTAATTATATTGTAGATAGGGTTGATAACCCCGCATTTATTGTTTTCTCTGACGATATCCTTTGGACACGTGAACATATTCCAATTTGCTTTCCGGCATATTATATGACACATAATAATGGTGAGACTGATTATGAAGATTTGCGCTTAATGTCACTATGTAATCATTTTATTACGGCAAATAGTTCATTTAGCTGGTGGGGTGCCTGGCTTGGGGATTATGAGGATAAAATTGTAGTGTGTCCGGAGAGATGGTATAATGATGGGACGAAGAATAATATTATCCCGGATAGATGGATAAAAATTTAGACTGAGATAATTATGCAAATAGTTTTTTTATTAAATGAGGAGTATTGAATGAAAGTATTATATGATTATCAGGCATTTTTGCGGACAAAATATGGTGGAGTGCCCCGGTATTTCTCTGAATTGATTCAATGTTATAATGTTGAGGATATAGAACCGATCGTTCCCCGTGGGTATTGTCGAAATGAGGATTATCGGAATCTGTATTTTTCGGAACGAAAACCAGTAAACTGGCGCTTGCGTGATTCCATTGTGGACATGATGTATAGTCACTTTCATGTTAGTCCGGCAAAATATCTTTCAGGGATAAAAAGGCTTAGTCTCTCACAAATAAAGAAAGGGGATTTTGATATATTTCACCCAACATCATTTGATTCGTATTTTCTAGAGTATATTGGTAAAAAACCCTATGTACTTACCATTTATGATTTAACGTATGATATTTATCCGGAGTTTTTTCCCTTGTCAACGGATGTACGTGCAAATATGCACGTACTCGTAGAAAATGCAACCCATCTAATTGCTATTTCAGAGTGTACCAAGAATGATTTAGTTACATATTACAACGTAGATCCTGATTGTATTGATGTTGTGTATCTTGGTTCTTTATTTGAGAGATATTTAATTTCCCCAACATTATCGTTAGATGAGTCTAACAATAAATATCTGCTTTATGTCGGAGAACGTGGTGGATATAAGAATTTTTACCATTTTGTAAATGCTATTCATCCAATTCTTCAAGCGAATCTCTGTGAATTGGTGTGTGTCGGAGGCGGGCAGTTTAGTGGAGATGAAGTGAAATTTTTGAAATCTCTTGGAATTCTGCATAAGGTTCATCAGGAGTTTGTAAGCAATGAAAAATTGATTTCATTATATCAGCATGCTGTCGCATTTGTCTATCCATCTTTGAATGAAGGCTTTGGTTTGCCCACATTAGAGGCATTTTCTTGTGGTTGTCCTGTAATTTGTAGTAATACGAGTTGTTTCCCGGAAGTTGGCGGCGATGCAGTAATTTATTTTGAGCCAAAATCTGCAGAATCCATAAGAAAGGCTGTTTATCGGGTTCTTTATGATAATAAATTACGAAATAACATGATATCTGATGGTTACAAGCAACTCAATAATTTCTCCTGGAATAAATGTGCGGAAGAGACTAAGAGAGTTTATCTAAAGGTGCTTGATTCAAAATAAGATTCTGAGTGAAAAAGAGGATTACATTTCCATCAGTTTTTCGTTGCTCTGATTACACCACGACGGAGATAGGGTGGGCGAATAACATCTAATCCAACAATCATATAACCTTGGGAATGTTTTGTGACAAAGCCATGTGAACGAAGAAGGTCCCCAAGCTTTTTTTCATCGTCATGATAATGATACGTACATGTAGCTACTTTTTTGATGCTATGTGACGAAAGTATCTTTTCCGCTCCGCACAGAAGACGTCCTTCATATCCTTCAACATCAAGTTTCAGGAATGTTGGATATTCTTTGTCTGCAAAATAATCATCTAATGAAATATTCATATCATCTGTTATATCTGAGAGATATTTCTGAACAATGACTACTTTATTGTTCCATGGAGCAAATGTTGCTTGTAATGGCTCCATCCATATCTCTTCAGGTTCAAATAGATAGAGTTTTTTGACTCGATCAACAATATTTAGTCCAAAATTACCCTCGGCCACTCCGCAATCAACTACGATATCATCATTTTGCACATCAAATGTTTCTGTTAAATATCGGTGGGGTGATTGTGGGTGTTGCTCGATCTCCTGTAATCCGTAATAACTCCTTTTAATTCCATAATCACTCATTGAACGGGGAAAATATAATCGTTTACCATCCAAAAAAGTATACGGAAGCCCTCGATCCCTATCATGTAATACTTCTATCGCTTCAAATTTAGCTGTGTAGTCTTCATTGAATAGTGATCCCCACTCGTAGGGATGCATTGTTATACCACATATGGGAAGATGATTTAGAACCTCGGCAATCTCAGAATCAACATCAATATTTGCATAATATTCTTGGATGAATGAGATCATTTTTGCGTCTTTCAGTAATTTCCTCCATGCTAAGTATCGCCGTGCAAGAGGATATAACTGAGAGGGTAGCAGTGTTTCGCCGAGTGAAATTATTTTTTGATTCAAGTTAACTCACCCATAATATAAAATAAAAATGTCTGCATAACATTAATATTTATCACTATGTCATATATCACATCATATTATGGGATATCTAAACGTTGCTGAATAATGATTAAAATGATTCTGTTTTATTAAGGATTTTCTCAACAAAATCTTCATAATCTTTTGAAAACATTTCCCGTGTGTGATATTCTCTAGCATAAGACCATGATTTATATGACATAATTCTGAGTTCTTCAGTTGGTTTTTGAGATAATGAAATTACCGCCTCAATAATTGCATCTATGGTGTTTTCAGATAATGTACATCCAAAATCTCCAGTGTCAACTCCGGATTCATAACTGATTATAGGAATTAATCCGGCATGCATGCAAGATATTACACTTCCTGCCTGTCCTTCAGAGCATGATGGATATATCAGTCCAACTGTATTCTGAATAGTATCCAGAAAGTCCTTACTGTCTAAAGATACAAATCCTAGTGTTTTTATGTTTGATGATTGATAAAGTTCTTTGAAATATGCATTTTCAAAGTCTTTCTCCATGTCAACTGGTCCGCATACGATTAAGTTATAATCTGGCAATTGACTAAAAGCTTCCAATACTAAATCAAGTCCTTTATGTACCATCCCTGTACTCCCAAGCCAAAGATAATTTTTGTTAATTTTTGTGAAATCTTTTTCATAATGGGGAAAGAGAAGTGATGTTGAGAGATGTATGGGATATAAGACCTTTTTTGAAAAGGCGTATGTATCCTGCGTAAATTTGTTGCCCAGTATTGTTGCACAATCTGCGTATTCAATGCCATTACATGGAGTAACTTGGCGTCTTGGTTTTAGTGAGAAACCTCTTCTTGATTTCAAGTCAGAGAGTCGTTTTGTTTCAGCAGTATTCTGGAATTTCCAATGTGCTCCGGTGATGTGCAAAATTTTTTTGGAATTTTTCAGAAATGGGGTTAGACGTTCCATATTTGCATGTATATCAATGAATATTGCGTAGTTTCTTTTTGGAATAAAATGAGTGTTATTCCAATCAATCACATCTACATTATATCCATGTTTTAACCATATGTTTGCCATTTTTCTGCATTCCCATTTATTGGAATGATGATTAAATCTGGAATTATTCGGACTCATTCTAAACGGATTTGTGATATATGATAGTAAAACAAATTTTTTACTGTTATTTTGGTTATTTAAATGAATTATATTGGGGTGGAGTATTTTTGATATTATAAATCGTGCATATTGTATAAGTTCAGTAATGCTCATATTTAACCTGATTCTCTACTTAGGGGGCATGCTCAATTAATATCTAAACAGTGAAAATATTCATGGTTACATCTTTTATTTATAGTATACTTATTTCATCTTCATGGGCATATAAATTAGGAGTAGTCAACTCATAATATATGTCAAATCCTATCGTTTCCAATATCATG from Methanocorpusculum sp. harbors:
- a CDS encoding FkbM family methyltransferase, producing MISFIQEYYANIDVDSEIAEVLNHLPICGITMHPYEWGSLFNEDYTAKFEAIEVLHDRDRGLPYTFLDGKRLYFPRSMSDYGIKRSYYGLQEIEQHPQSPHRYLTETFDVQNDDIVVDCGVAEGNFGLNIVDRVKKLYLFEPEEIWMEPLQATFAPWNNKVVIVQKYLSDITDDMNISLDDYFADKEYPTFLKLDVEGYEGRLLCGAEKILSSHSIKKVATCTYHYHDDEKKLGDLLRSHGFVTKHSQGYMIVGLDVIRPPYLRRGVIRATKN
- a CDS encoding glycosyltransferase family 1 protein; translated protein: MKVLYDYQAFLRTKYGGVPRYFSELIQCYNVEDIEPIVPRGYCRNEDYRNLYFSERKPVNWRLRDSIVDMMYSHFHVSPAKYLSGIKRLSLSQIKKGDFDIFHPTSFDSYFLEYIGKKPYVLTIYDLTYDIYPEFFPLSTDVRANMHVLVENATHLIAISECTKNDLVTYYNVDPDCIDVVYLGSLFERYLISPTLSLDESNNKYLLYVGERGGYKNFYHFVNAIHPILQANLCELVCVGGGQFSGDEVKFLKSLGILHKVHQEFVSNEKLISLYQHAVAFVYPSLNEGFGLPTLEAFSCGCPVICSNTSCFPEVGGDAVIYFEPKSAESIRKAVYRVLYDNKLRNNMISDGYKQLNNFSWNKCAEETKRVYLKVLDSK
- a CDS encoding glycosyltransferase translates to MSITELIQYARFIISKILHPNIIHLNNQNNSKKFVLLSYITNPFRMSPNNSRFNHHSNKWECRKMANIWLKHGYNVDVIDWNNTHFIPKRNYAIFIDIHANMERLTPFLKNSKKILHITGAHWKFQNTAETKRLSDLKSRRGFSLKPRRQVTPCNGIEYADCATILGNKFTQDTYAFSKKVLYPIHLSTSLLFPHYEKDFTKINKNYLWLGSTGMVHKGLDLVLEAFSQLPDYNLIVCGPVDMEKDFENAYFKELYQSSNIKTLGFVSLDSKDFLDTIQNTVGLIYPSCSEGQAGSVISCMHAGLIPIISYESGVDTGDFGCTLSENTIDAIIEAVISLSQKPTEELRIMSYKSWSYAREYHTREMFSKDYEDFVEKILNKTESF